One region of Candidatus Omnitrophota bacterium genomic DNA includes:
- a CDS encoding transketolase family protein, producing the protein MGEKLYARDAYGKALVALGKENPNIVVLDADLSGSTRTAMFAKEFPERFFNFGVAEQNMMATAAGLASCGKTVFASTFAIFASGRAWDQVRNSICANNFDVKIVATHGGITVGPDGCSHHAIEDIALMRAIPDNMTIIVPVDAQETTQAIFAAVKNPGPMYIRLGRAKTPTIESKAEFKIGKAYCLRQGKDITIIACGIMVEQALLASQELAKGGIDARVINMHTIRPVDSEVIINACKETKGIVVCEEHVINGGLGSAIDDVVLAHKPIYVNRIGIDNRFGQSGESEELLEEYGLTAGRIVESAKGLLDKYS; encoded by the coding sequence ATGGGTGAAAAACTTTACGCAAGAGATGCATATGGCAAGGCCTTAGTTGCCTTAGGGAAAGAGAATCCTAATATTGTTGTTTTAGATGCTGATCTTTCTGGCTCGACGCGAACAGCAATGTTTGCCAAGGAGTTCCCGGAGCGCTTTTTTAATTTTGGCGTTGCAGAACAGAATATGATGGCGACTGCTGCTGGCCTGGCCAGTTGCGGCAAAACTGTATTTGCTTCTACATTTGCGATCTTTGCTTCTGGCCGCGCCTGGGATCAGGTGCGCAATTCAATTTGTGCTAATAACTTTGATGTTAAGATAGTTGCTACTCACGGCGGCATAACCGTTGGTCCGGATGGCTGCAGTCACCATGCAATTGAAGATATCGCGCTTATGCGTGCCATCCCTGATAATATGACTATAATAGTGCCTGTTGATGCGCAAGAAACAACTCAGGCAATATTTGCTGCTGTTAAGAATCCAGGCCCAATGTATATACGCCTGGGTAGAGCAAAGACTCCTACGATTGAATCTAAGGCTGAATTTAAAATTGGCAAGGCCTATTGCCTGCGTCAGGGAAAAGATATAACAATAATTGCCTGCGGGATTATGGTTGAGCAGGCGCTCTTAGCGAGTCAGGAGCTTGCCAAAGGAGGCATAGATGCGCGGGTTATTAATATGCATACAATCAGGCCTGTGGATTCAGAAGTCATTATAAACGCCTGCAAAGAAACTAAGGGTATAGTGGTTTGTGAAGAACACGTTATAAATGGAGGCCTGGGTTCAGCAATTGATGATGTTGTTTTAGCGCACAAACCAATATATGTAAATAGAATTGGCATAGACAATCGTTTTGGTCAGTCAGGAGAATCAGAAGAATTATTAGAAGAGTACGGCTTGACTGCTGGAAGAATTGTCGAATCTGCCAAAGGGCTTTTAGATAAATATTCCTAA
- a CDS encoding transketolase: MISKDKIKKLEEKAKDLRKSIIHMLSLAKSGHPGGSLSCADILSVLYFHVLNIDPANPAWPERDRFHLSKGHACPVLYAALAECGYFDKSQLSSLRKLGSLLQGHPDRRTPGIEVASGSLGQGLSVGLGMSLAARLDKLSYRVFVLLGDGEMQEGNVWEAAMAAAHYKCDNLCAIVDQNGFQIDGKVSEIMEIEPLADKWKAFGWHTIVIDGHNIGEILRAFEEAASIKGKPSVIIAKTVKGKGVSFMEHVVDFHGRAPNEEETKKALKELE; this comes from the coding sequence ATGATTAGTAAAGATAAAATTAAAAAATTAGAAGAGAAAGCCAAAGATTTGCGCAAATCAATAATCCATATGCTTTCTCTGGCTAAAAGCGGCCATCCCGGAGGTTCTTTGTCTTGTGCTGATATCTTAAGCGTCTTGTATTTCCATGTCTTAAACATAGATCCTGCTAATCCGGCTTGGCCAGAGAGAGACAGATTTCATCTATCCAAAGGCCATGCCTGTCCAGTGCTTTATGCAGCACTAGCTGAATGTGGTTATTTTGATAAATCCCAGCTAAGCAGCTTACGGAAACTCGGTTCGTTATTACAAGGACATCCTGACAGGAGAACGCCGGGAATAGAGGTAGCGAGTGGTTCCTTGGGTCAGGGTCTGTCGGTTGGCTTGGGGATGTCATTGGCAGCACGCCTGGATAAACTGTCTTATCGTGTGTTTGTGCTTTTAGGCGATGGAGAGATGCAGGAGGGAAACGTCTGGGAAGCAGCAATGGCTGCCGCACACTATAAATGCGATAATCTCTGCGCTATTGTTGATCAGAATGGATTCCAGATTGACGGAAAGGTTTCAGAGATAATGGAAATTGAGCCTTTGGCAGATAAATGGAAGGCATTTGGTTGGCATACGATAGTAATAGATGGCCACAATATAGGAGAAATCCTGCGGGCATTTGAGGAGGCAGCCAGCATTAAAGGCAAACCATCAGTTATTATTGCCAAGACAGTAAAAGGCAAAGGCGTTTCTTTTATGGAGCATGTAGTAGATTTTCATGGTCGTGCACCTAACGAGGAAGAGACGAAGAAGGCACTTAAGGAATTAGAATAG
- a CDS encoding tetratricopeptide repeat protein produces the protein MSLLRFLFVAVILFSFLGLTPCNLPFDVDKDKSRAYAHYMMGILFDQLNKTQEALSEFEQSKRYDPDSDTTNLKIAVEYIKLGQENKAVDELNRSLELNPDNLQARTLLAFVYSSLGELQLAEIQYEIVLKQVSKEDPENLATHQYLGQLYFQQKKYDKALEQFKFILDIDPKDVNAKLFTGLIFDEQGLRTKAIAEFKGILEFEPENPDALNALGYVYAQMGKNLNEAEELINKALEQHPDNAAYIDSLGWVYFKKGEFEKAQGLLEEASRLLEDPVIFDHLGDVYSGMGEFEKAQDIWQRSIKLKTIDEATKKGIEDKLKKLIIDND, from the coding sequence ATGTCACTGTTGCGCTTTTTGTTTGTAGCTGTTATTCTTTTTTCTTTTCTAGGGCTTACTCCTTGTAACCTGCCATTTGATGTTGATAAAGACAAATCTAGAGCATATGCCCATTATATGATGGGCATTCTTTTTGACCAGCTCAATAAGACGCAAGAGGCCCTTTCAGAATTTGAACAGTCTAAGCGCTATGATCCAGATTCTGATACTACTAATTTAAAAATCGCGGTTGAGTACATAAAGCTGGGACAAGAAAATAAGGCCGTCGATGAATTAAACCGCTCATTGGAGCTTAACCCGGATAACCTGCAGGCGCGCACCTTACTTGCTTTTGTGTATTCATCCTTAGGTGAATTGCAACTGGCAGAAATTCAATATGAGATTGTCTTAAAACAGGTATCAAAGGAGGACCCTGAGAATTTAGCAACACATCAATATCTTGGGCAGCTTTACTTTCAACAGAAAAAATACGACAAGGCCTTAGAGCAGTTTAAATTTATATTAGACATTGATCCTAAGGATGTTAATGCTAAATTATTTACTGGTCTTATTTTTGATGAGCAAGGTTTACGCACAAAGGCTATAGCTGAGTTTAAAGGCATTCTTGAATTTGAGCCAGAAAATCCCGATGCCTTAAATGCCTTAGGTTATGTGTATGCCCAGATGGGTAAGAATCTTAACGAGGCAGAGGAATTGATCAATAAAGCACTCGAGCAACACCCTGACAATGCCGCATATATAGACAGCCTGGGATGGGTATATTTTAAGAAGGGAGAATTTGAAAAAGCGCAGGGATTGCTGGAAGAGGCATCCAGGCTTCTCGAGGATCCTGTTATCTTCGACCATCTGGGAGATGTTTATTCAGGTATGGGAGAGTTTGAAAAAGCACAGGATATTTGGCAGAGAAGTATAAAACTTAAAACTATTGATGAGGCGACTAAGAAAGGCATAGAAGACAAGCTTAAGAAATTAATTATAGATAATGATTAG
- a CDS encoding ATP phosphoribosyltransferase — translation MKKLKLGLPKGSLQEATLRMFLKAGFKINVGARSYSPSIDDVEIEPVLLRAQEMPRYVETDLDCGITGEDWIQENNARVIRVKELVYAKQSMCPVRWVIAVPEGSSIKKVKDLKGKQIATELVNVTRKFLKRNKVKANVEFSWGATEAKVAQGLVEAIVELTETGTSLKANKLKILATVCESTTKLIANPKSFKDKWKKAKILELAMLLEGAISAEGKVGLKMNVNAKNLNSVLAVLPALKKPTVSHLSNPGWLAVETIVEEFIVRKIIPKLKRAGAEGIVEYPLNKIIL, via the coding sequence ATGAAGAAGCTAAAGTTAGGCCTGCCGAAAGGGAGCTTACAGGAGGCAACTTTGAGGATGTTCCTTAAGGCAGGTTTTAAAATTAATGTAGGTGCGCGTTCTTATTCTCCCAGCATCGATGACGTTGAAATCGAACCAGTCTTGCTGCGGGCTCAGGAGATGCCGCGCTATGTAGAGACAGACCTCGACTGTGGTATTACAGGTGAGGATTGGATTCAGGAAAATAATGCGCGGGTTATTCGGGTTAAGGAACTAGTCTATGCCAAGCAGTCGATGTGTCCTGTGCGTTGGGTCATCGCTGTCCCGGAAGGCTCATCTATAAAAAAGGTGAAAGACCTAAAAGGTAAACAGATTGCTACAGAACTTGTGAATGTAACCCGTAAATTCCTAAAGCGAAATAAGGTCAAGGCCAATGTTGAATTTAGCTGGGGAGCCACAGAGGCAAAGGTAGCGCAAGGACTGGTGGAGGCAATCGTGGAACTTACTGAAACCGGAACTTCCTTAAAGGCAAATAAATTAAAAATACTTGCTACAGTATGTGAATCTACCACGAAACTTATTGCCAACCCGAAAAGCTTCAAGGATAAATGGAAGAAGGCTAAGATCTTAGAACTTGCCATGCTTCTTGAAGGGGCAATAAGTGCTGAAGGAAAAGTTGGTCTTAAGATGAACGTTAATGCCAAGAATCTAAACAGCGTCTTGGCTGTTTTACCAGCTTTAAAGAAGCCCACAGTCTCTCATCTCAGTAATCCTGGCTGGTTGGCTGTTGAGACGATAGTTGAAGAATTTATTGTTCGTAAGATTATCCCTAAGCTGAAGCGCGCTGGTGCAGAGGGAATCGTCGAATATCCACTTAATAAGATAATATTATAA
- a CDS encoding 4Fe-4S binding protein produces MLTDPIKNYHSLKDEAIRLGVRLFGVADITGIRQEIKLAQDLPDGFKRAVCLGISLSKAILDTIGDCPNKIYFHHYRSANVFLDQVSFRLANFIQSKGFQALPIAASQIIDWQKQTAHISHKKIGYLAGLGWIGRNNLLVTKEFGSQFRLTSILTDMTLRANKPKIEEDCGQCRSCIEACPVDAIGEKTDDFSHQKCFEKLQSFQKSGLVGQYICGVCVKACKGGALGI; encoded by the coding sequence ATGCTTACAGACCCGATAAAGAATTACCATAGTCTAAAAGATGAGGCGATAAGGTTAGGGGTAAGGCTTTTTGGCGTTGCAGATATTACTGGTATCAGGCAGGAAATTAAGCTAGCGCAAGACCTGCCAGATGGATTCAAGCGTGCTGTATGCTTAGGTATATCTTTAAGTAAGGCAATTTTGGATACAATAGGAGATTGCCCTAATAAGATATATTTTCATCACTACCGCAGCGCAAATGTTTTTCTTGATCAGGTAAGTTTTAGATTGGCGAATTTTATTCAGAGTAAGGGGTTTCAGGCCTTGCCCATTGCTGCTTCTCAGATTATTGATTGGCAAAAGCAAACTGCTCATATATCACATAAAAAAATCGGCTATCTAGCAGGATTAGGCTGGATTGGCAGGAATAATTTATTGGTAACTAAGGAATTTGGCTCTCAGTTTAGATTGACAAGTATATTAACTGATATGACCTTGAGGGCTAATAAGCCTAAAATAGAAGAAGATTGCGGCCAATGCCGCAGTTGCATAGAGGCCTGTCCTGTAGATGCAATAGGAGAAAAAACAGATGATTTTTCTCATCAGAAGTGTTTTGAGAAACTTCAAAGTTTTCAAAAAAGCGGCTTAGTCGGCCAATATATCTGCGGAGTATGTGTTAAGGCATGTAAGGGAGGGGCTTTAGGAATATGA
- the mnmG gene encoding tRNA uridine-5-carboxymethylaminomethyl(34) synthesis enzyme MnmG, which produces MRRDYDVIVVGAGHAGIEASLSCARMGCVTALCTLRQDTIGAMSCNPAIGGVGKGQLVKEVDALGGAMGEAADNCSIGYRMLNMSKGPAVRSSRCQIDRRLYRDYMTNLIARTENITLHICEVTEIIIKNKKAHGVRTSKGDAIFAKAVIITPGTFLNGLMHIGLKSFPGGRLNETASVSLSENLKKLKFKIKRFKTGTCARIRQETIDFSKCKIQLPDSNPIPFSFAGRPSSLKQLPCFITHTNADTHKIIKKALRFSPLFTGKIKASGVRYCPSIEDKVVKFPHHLRHQIFLEPEGLDKEEYYPNGLSTSLPEKVQIKMFHSIRGLEDAKFSRPGYGIEHEVICATQLHPTLESKNFKNLYLAGQINGTTGYEEAAALGLIAGINAGLKIKARQPFILSRTISYIGVLIDELVSKGTDEPFRMFTSRVEHRLLLREDNADLRLRKFGYELGLVDESDYQSMLEKKKNIAAELDRLRKTKIKPDKRINSILKDIKSTPLKKSISLEELLRRPEITYQKLKYFDFEGKIEDNLYQSINSEVKYAPFVKRQIEEIKRFRNLEKIKIPPRLDFSKISGLSREVKEKLGYFRPSNMAQALRISGVTPASISLLMIWLKKQTKSPDKKCLQTR; this is translated from the coding sequence ATGAGAAGAGATTACGATGTAATAGTTGTAGGCGCAGGTCATGCCGGCATTGAGGCAAGTCTTTCTTGTGCACGCATGGGCTGTGTAACAGCCCTTTGTACTCTAAGACAGGATACGATAGGCGCTATGAGTTGCAATCCAGCAATTGGCGGTGTGGGCAAAGGTCAGTTGGTTAAGGAGGTTGATGCCTTAGGCGGAGCAATGGGTGAGGCTGCTGATAATTGCTCCATAGGATACAGAATGCTTAATATGTCAAAGGGACCTGCAGTTCGTTCTAGCAGATGCCAGATAGACAGAAGACTCTATAGAGACTACATGACTAATCTGATAGCCAGGACAGAAAATATCACCTTACATATTTGCGAGGTAACTGAGATCATTATCAAAAATAAAAAGGCTCATGGTGTGCGAACCTCAAAAGGTGATGCGATATTTGCAAAGGCAGTAATTATTACACCCGGGACATTTCTCAATGGTCTTATGCACATCGGATTAAAATCTTTTCCTGGCGGCAGATTGAATGAGACCGCTTCTGTATCACTATCTGAAAATTTAAAGAAACTTAAATTTAAGATCAAGAGATTTAAAACAGGCACTTGTGCACGTATCAGGCAAGAGACAATTGATTTTTCTAAATGTAAGATTCAGCTGCCGGATTCTAATCCTATTCCTTTTTCTTTTGCTGGCAGACCAAGCAGCTTGAAGCAGCTGCCTTGCTTTATTACCCACACAAACGCTGACACCCACAAGATTATAAAGAAGGCCTTGAGGTTCTCGCCGCTTTTTACCGGAAAGATTAAGGCCAGCGGAGTACGCTACTGCCCTTCTATTGAAGATAAGGTTGTAAAATTTCCGCACCACCTACGACATCAGATTTTCCTTGAGCCTGAAGGCCTGGATAAGGAGGAGTATTATCCTAACGGGCTTTCTACCAGCCTGCCAGAAAAGGTCCAGATTAAAATGTTTCATTCGATTAGAGGATTGGAGGATGCTAAATTCAGTCGTCCTGGTTATGGTATAGAGCATGAGGTTATTTGCGCGACTCAACTACACCCAACCTTGGAGAGTAAAAATTTCAAGAATCTTTATCTTGCCGGTCAAATTAATGGTACTACTGGTTATGAAGAAGCAGCGGCCTTAGGGTTGATAGCTGGAATCAATGCTGGTTTAAAGATCAAGGCTAGGCAGCCATTTATTTTAAGCAGGACTATAAGTTATATTGGCGTGTTAATTGATGAGCTGGTAAGTAAAGGCACAGATGAACCATTCAGGATGTTTACTTCACGCGTGGAACATCGACTCCTTTTGCGCGAAGACAATGCAGATTTACGCTTGCGCAAGTTTGGCTATGAGTTAGGTCTGGTGGATGAAAGCGATTATCAGTCTATGCTGGAGAAGAAAAAAAATATCGCAGCAGAACTGGATAGATTAAGAAAAACAAAGATCAAGCCTGATAAACGCATAAATTCTATATTGAAGGATATTAAAAGCACACCTTTGAAAAAATCCATAAGCCTAGAAGAATTATTAAGGCGGCCTGAAATTACCTATCAAAAACTAAAATATTTTGATTTTGAAGGCAAAATAGAGGATAATCTTTATCAGAGCATAAACAGCGAAGTTAAATATGCACCATTCGTTAAGCGCCAGATAGAAGAGATAAAGCGTTTCCGGAATCTAGAAAAAATAAAGATTCCGCCAAGGTTGGATTTTTCTAAAATCTCCGGGCTCTCGCGAGAGGTAAAAGAGAAGCTAGGTTACTTTAGGCCTTCTAACATGGCGCAGGCCTTGCGTATCTCTGGGGTTACGCCGGCAAGCATTTCACTTCTGATGATCTGGCTAAAAAAACAAACAAAATCACCTGATAAAAAATGCTTACAGACCCGATAA